CAAGAACAAGGGATACTTAAATATTACTACCCTCAAGTAGAAAAAGAAAAAGAAAAAGAAAAAAAGGCCTTAAAAACAGCCAAGAAGTTATCACCAAACTAAGATTAAAACCATTAAAACTTAAATAAAACTAAATCTAAAATTAACCAAACACGAATAGAAAGCACAAAGCTCGTTTAAAATGTACCCTTTATAAAGTACATTTTACTACGGGGATTGTGCTTTTTTTATAGCTATGAATAAAAGTCTTTAAATTTGGATAAAATGCTTTTATATATGTTATATTTATGCTATAATATAAACATATTAAATATTCTTATTCGGGGGTATTGACTATGAGAAACGAAAACACTAAAAATAAAACCAATCCTTTTGTAACTCCGTTGATCACAATTGCTATTATAGCAAATCTTTTAAGTTTTGTTTTAATATAATAAAAGATCATTAAAAACCATCTGGTTGCTGATAAAAGCCAGGTGGTTTTTTTATGTATAGACCGCTGATAGAAAGCACTTAAATTGTTATTAAGTTCATTAAACAGGAATACTATTACAAGTGTCGAAACTTTATTTAAAGAAGAATTATTTTAATAGAATAAATGTAACAGATGTGTAATTTAAATTTAGGAGGTTTTAATATATGAGAGTTATAGTGTTTTTAGCTGATGGATTTGAAGAAGTTGAGGCAATTACCGTGGTAGATTATCTTAGGAGAATGAATATAGATGTAGATACTGTAGCTATTACAGAAAATGAAAAGGTAAAAGGTGCTCATAATGTAGTTGTAATAGCGGACAAAAAGGTCTCAGATTTAAAAGAGATAGATTTATATGATGGTGTAGTTATACCAGGAGGAATGCCTGGTGCTGCAAATCTTAGGAATCATGAAAAGGTAATCAAAATTGTAAAAGATCTAAATGATAAAGAGAAACTTGTAGCCGCCATATGTGCGGGTCCTATAGTTCTACAAAAGGCAGGGGTTATTACTAGTAAGAGAGTTACATCATATCCTGGATTTGAAAATGTTTTAGCAGATGGAATTTATATAGGTGAAAATGTAGTAAGAGACAAAAATATAATAACATCAAGAGGGCCAGCATTAGCAGTAGAGTTTGCTATTGAGATAGTGGATTACCTATTAGGAGATGAAAAGGCAAGAGATTTAAAGGAAGATATATTATATAAACAGGCAAGTGAATAGAGAGGTTATGTTGTAGTAACTAAAAAAGGTCTAGGCTTTAATTAATTTTAAAGCCCAGACCTTTTTTATATTTAAATCTTATAACTTTTTTAATGAGAAATTATGCCCCCATCAATTATTAGTTCATTTCCCGTTATATAAGAAGAATCATCTGAAGCTAGAAATAACATGCCATTAACTATATCTTCTGGTTTTCCGAGACGTGAAAGAGGTATTTCCTTTAGCGTGGCTTTTAAATAATCTTGATTTTCTAATATTTGAGCTGACATAGGGGTTTCGATAACGCCAGGATGTATGGAATTTACACGTATATTATATTTGCCTAATTGTGCTGCGGAGGCTTTAGTTAGACTACGAACTCCTCCTTTAGAGGCTGTGTAAACATTTACTCCTGATCCTACAATAGCTACGTAAGATGACATATTTATGATTGAGCCACCACCAGATTTGATCATTATAGGCTCGATGGCTTGGGTTCCTAAAAATGTACCCAAGAGGTTGATATTTATTACTTTGTTCCATTCATCTAAGGTTAAGTCACGTAAAGGTGTAGGTGTGGCACCAACGCCTGCGTTATTAATCAGAATATCTATTTTTGTAAATCTTTTATATACTTCTTCAAGAATATTAGTCCAATCATCTTTAGATACAACATCATGCTTATAGGCTATGGCAGTACTATATTTTTCATTAATTTTAAACATGGTTTCCTCTAATACATCTTCTCTAAAATCTGTGCCTATAATAGTGGCTCCTTCTTTTGCAAATCTTTCAGCACAAGCTGCACCTATTCCTGATGCTGCTCCAGTAACAAGTGCAATTTTTCCTCTTAATCTTCCCATTATCATGACCTCCCGAATATAATACTGAATTTATTAACAGTATACTATTTCAAACAATCTTAATATACAGAAAATTATGAATTCAGGGCAATGATTTTTAATGGTTCTGATAAAAAGGTAGTTTATGGTACATATAGTGCGAGAAAATTTTATTAATTAAATTTATTTAACCTCTGCATTATTGTTTTCATTTTCTTAAGAAATTTGTAAGAATTATAATAGTAAATTCTTAGAATCTATATGATATGATTTTACATGAGATATCTCGTAAACGATCAAGGAGTGAATCTATAGATGTATAATGTTTTAGTTGTGGATGATGAAAAATCAATTACGGATGCGATTGAGGTTTATTTAAAAAATCAAAACTAT
This genomic interval from Desulfonispora thiosulfatigenes DSM 11270 contains the following:
- a CDS encoding DJ-1 family glyoxalase III, which codes for MRVIVFLADGFEEVEAITVVDYLRRMNIDVDTVAITENEKVKGAHNVVVIADKKVSDLKEIDLYDGVVIPGGMPGAANLRNHEKVIKIVKDLNDKEKLVAAICAGPIVLQKAGVITSKRVTSYPGFENVLADGIYIGENVVRDKNIITSRGPALAVEFAIEIVDYLLGDEKARDLKEDILYKQASE
- a CDS encoding SDR family NAD(P)-dependent oxidoreductase; amino-acid sequence: MGRLRGKIALVTGAASGIGAACAERFAKEGATIIGTDFREDVLEETMFKINEKYSTAIAYKHDVVSKDDWTNILEEVYKRFTKIDILINNAGVGATPTPLRDLTLDEWNKVININLLGTFLGTQAIEPIMIKSGGGSIINMSSYVAIVGSGVNVYTASKGGVRSLTKASAAQLGKYNIRVNSIHPGVIETPMSAQILENQDYLKATLKEIPLSRLGKPEDIVNGMLFLASDDSSYITGNELIIDGGIISH